From Nymphalis io chromosome 29, ilAglIoxx1.1, whole genome shotgun sequence:
attatacagttactgaaaataaataattttataagaaggACATTACAAGTCCAACAGCATGAGTGCCCTTAAaatagtatgaaataaaaagttgtaCCTTTTTCTCATCTATACTATCATATTAAGTTTACATtccatataacatataattttttataaaaatatctgttcACACGCCccagacatttttatacaattaaatattgataatgtaGACGGGCCCTTAATATTCAAAGTTCACGTTCAAAAACTCTAAAATTGTTATTCGAAAAGTCAGTAATGAGAAATGTCAATCAATtccaatgttttgtattttatcagtaatttcttattatattttgtgaataaaaagtaaacgatactattatgatatttattaatacataagaaACAATTGAATGTACAATATGAGCTTATTTTTTACCTAATTCAAAAGTATGCAAgcaatttaacaataaataataggtttattaatcattttattattaaaaatgagtgCCAAAAAAGGAAAAGGTCCAGTTTTCGATCCGGGCCTTTGCCGCTGTTGTGgagcaattaaaaaatgtagaaTTTTAAATGTAGAATACGAGAGCTTTGGTAAAAAGGAAGTATATTCTGACATGATTATGGATTGCTTTGGACTACtcgtaagttatttaaaaaatgcataatttcattattattactaatttaatgATATACATGTtacaaatgtgaaagtgagtttgtttatttgtgtgttTGTCAGTGACTCTCTCACATTCTAAGTACTCAATCGATCATATAATTTTGCATTGATATTGTCAggtgtacagaaaaggacatagtgCCGTATATCTTTGGGTAAAGCCATGAATGATAACTGACTCCTCTGACTGACTATTAATGCACTGCTAAAACATTCCCTCGAACGACTCGATAGTTGTCGAGAAGTAACTTTGTATGATTTTTACGGATAAAAAGTTGAGACTGGTAGTTTACAGTCAAATATTACTAAgtgaaacttttaataatagttagtGTGAAGAAATATATTTGCTAAGTTTTgtgcgttatatttttttatatttataaacagcacaatattttctttaatttcatGACTAATCCAGTAATAATTGCTGCTTCCCAGCTTTCCCATTTAGACGGCAAGCCATCAGAACGTCTTGTGTGCGCTACGTGTGTACAGAGATTGAGAGAGGCATTCTTATTTAGGCAGCAAGTGCTAAGATGTGAAGAGGCATTTTTGCAAGTGAAGATGTACGATGAAGAGACCAAaggtattgtattataattatttctaaatcatgatatactaatataacataacttttaaattgtcTATGAACAATAATGAAAACTAGTATCAGATTATAGTTTTAAAGAGCTAGGCTAgggaaaagttaaataaaaagacggagcatattctttttatttagaGAGAGTGACACTAAAGAGGTTTAGCATTAATAAGTTTGGACTACgtttatattttcaacaaacaatattaaagtataCTTAAATCATAGTTTATTTGATACAAATATACCATAGATATGTCAAtatgctaaatatatttttcgatcaaacagcaatactaataatataagcaCAACAGACAAAACATGTcatttcccaaggttgatggggATATACCAGTTAAACAAAAAGTAGGAAACATGTAACCTTCTTTCTGTTCCTATTCATACTTctggttttgtttttaattcttacTACGTTCATGCTGTCTGCTTATGGAACAAAATACTGAACTTAAGAAAAGCCACCTCAAAATTTACTTTCAAGACTCGTCTCCGTGACCATATTTTGTCAGAAAGTTTCTGGTTCTCTTCATCTTTGACATCTATAATGcactattattcatatatatatatatatatatatatatatatatatatatatatatctgctttttattttctttgttgttgctatatttgtatgtatgtatatttttcattatcaattaccgccttcacgaatTTCTGCTAaacctaaaggttgactggtagagaattcctttaggcattaagtctaccttttgtcctactacacaatgtattgtggtcaaaaaagtatttaaataaaataaataaataacataggtTTCTCTATTTAATGATTACAGAGAAAAGTACAAAACCGGAGACCGCTGACGAGAAAATCGAAGTAGAAGTCAAAACTGAGCCTCAAGAGGATGACAATAATGTTCAAGATTCACCACCGAGAGACGCACTGGCTGATGACATGAACTGTgagtcaatattattaataataataatagcctttgATTTTTAACttctataacagtaacagcttgtatgTGGATCGCGCGATCGGTCCATATAGGAAATTCGCAAAGTCAATACCTCCTTACAAGGGTTATAAATGCTtataccagtaacagcctgtgaacgtcccactgctgggctaaagcctcctctccctttttgaggagaaagtttagagcttattccaccacgctgctccaatgcgggttggtagaatacacatgtgacataatttcaatgaaattagacacatgcaggtctcctcgcgatgttttccttcgccgtcaagcacgagatgaattataatcaaaaattaagcacatgaaaattcagtggtgcttgcccgggtttgaacccacggctATCTTTTAAACTTCTATAGGtttgtatgaattatattttaactatttccCATAGATTATATACTCGGGCGTcatcgtaatttatttatttattttaaatatcaacaccaacaagtaGTACAAAAGGATTGTTAAGCATATGTAAGAATGGCTTAGTAAGACTCTTCTTCTCGTTAGCCTTgaatactttattttcttttatacgaAACTTGCGTTACATGACACTCATTAGTATTTttcaattcttttaaattaattttgcaaaCCATTCTCTCATCTCCATGACTACCAACCAACGAgtcaattttcaatttttctatatcgcgtattttttttttttttttcgttacatTACTTCCAAccagtattaatttttaattaaaaatattaccataatCTTCTAAAATTCATATTCAtagaatgatattaatattatgtatatataattatgttatataaatagtaataaaatataataataagtaaattgtaAACCAGACGATATCAAACCAGAAGCAATGGCTCAGGACTCCTCAAACGACGACATACCCTTACAGCAGATAGCTGATCGACCCAATAAAGTTCAGAAGACTGACCTCGTCCAGCCAAATGGAGACATCACGAGAAATGTTGCTGAAAAACCAAGTAAGTTATTCCAATTGAAGACGgagtaaagaaaaaacaaaccTTATTCTATTGTAAGTTTCCCTTTGCTGGACTGCTTGGTCTTACCGTGTAAATGGTGAGGAACCagtctacaggcacaagaaacccTGGTTGCAATTTACCGTATAAGGACTTGTTTATATTTACCACAGTGATAGTGGAGATGACCGAATGAAATCATTCATTCGCTCGTATTTCCCGTTGCCTTTCGAAatgattttagaaaaatagtTTCTCTAACTTCTTAAATCCTTGTTTCCAGCGGTCATCTCATAAATAACCGATGTTCACTCTTTTATCATAGAAGAATAACTTTCTTGTTAATCTTCTATAACggttgactacctcgttggtctagttgctagatataataataataatatcctgggacattattcacacacgtccatctgatcccaaattaagcttgtacagagctcgtactatggaaaccagacaactgatatactacatatactacttttcctttttaaatacatacttatatagacaattacacccagactcaggacaaacagacatgttcatgcacacaaatatctgtcctgggtgggaatcgaacccacaaccttcggcgtgaaaggcaagcatccaccaaccacgccagccggctcgtcaataatataagtcctggattcaaattccaggtcgagcaaataaaaaaatattgggcaTTTCTGTTGAAAAGTTCTCCTAGCCCGAAAATTCGTTTGTCGATTTTTCTTTCGTAATTACATCCATTCGAAACCTAAATTATGAAAATCTAATCACACAGAACTTTCCAGAGATACCGATGTCGAAGTTACAGCAACGCATGCGCGAACGAGACCCCTCCTACATAACTGAGACGAACATACTCACAATAGTGGAATTCTCGTACGTGTGCCCCTTCAAGTGCCGGCACAACCACCTCCTGTGCTTCTACTGCGGAGAGAACTTCTCCGACCCTGAACTGCTGAGGAGTCATACACTGCACAACCACCATCCGAAGAAGTTCAAGATAACGGAACACAAGAACATGCTCAAGATAGACCTGACCAGAATCGATTGTAGATTATGCCCAGAACAGATAACGACCTTGGACGATTTCCGACATCACATATCAAGTGTTCACAAGAAGAAATACTACTTCAATAACCGTGACTTGCTTCTTCCGTTTCGTCTGTGCAATAACGAGTTCAAGTGCGCGCTCTGTGATTGTGTGTTCCCGTATTTTCATGCCCTGAACAAACATATGAACGAACATTTCAGTAATTATGTGTGTGAGACGTGCGGCCTCGGGTTTGTGGATCGCGGTAGGTTTATAATGCACCAACAGCGACACGAAGAAGGGGACTTCCCCTGTGAAGTGTGCGGGAAAGTGTTCAAGGCTCAATATAATAAGGAATTACACGTGGACAGGGTTCATAAGAAGAGAGGTGAGTGctaacaatttatttactggtaggtaccacccactcatcagttattctaccgcaaaacagcaatacttggtattgttgtgttcccgtttgaagggtgagtgagccactgtaattacaggcacaagggacataacagtttagttctcaaggtttgccaatgtctatgataCGAACTATGATACGAACGTATGATATGAGGTGCACACAAAGGCAAAAatgccatctgatggtaaaagGTCACCACCGATTTTAAAGATACATAGAGCGAATTGGAtttgagttgttttttttaatgttatagtgGTCACAACTCACAGACATTGGCgtttcaagaaatattaaccgggattaacatcgccaatgcgccaccaaccgtgggaacggATGCTataccccttgtgcctgtagatacCCTTAtacgcccttcaaaccggaacacaacaataccaagtactgctgtttataCCCATAGATGTTGGCATTAttagaaatgttagccatccctaacatcgtcaatgtgccaccaaatgtaattacactggctcactccggaaccggaacacaacaataccaagtacagctattttgcggtagaatatctgatgattgggtggtacctacccagacgagcttgcacaaaatactaccaagttattatatatatgcatatttcgTTGGATTAGTATTTTTCTCTGGAAATTCCAGTCTGGAATACTGTCGTGTGCGTGATCTCGTTTGTGTAGCAAACGCTATTGCCAAAATAAAACGGTTCACAGTGTAATCTCTATCTGTAGCCCTTTCTAATCGcagagataaacaaaccttagactGACATATAACtcgtaattatagtttatacaaatatatttctcCAGACCCCCAAATTATTCGACAAGGCTGTAGTGCGTATTGATGTGAATGGGAGTCTCAGAAATTGTACCATATTCCAGGCAGGGTCTACTGTCCAAAATGTGACGTGAGGCTGATGACGTATCCACAGAAGTTGAAACACTTGGTCGAAGTTCATGGCGAGGAGCCGCTGTCCTTTCCGTGTAACTTGTGTGACAAAGTTTGCGAAACGAGAAGGAAATTGACAATCCACAGGCGAAAAGAACATTTGAAAGATTAcaggttatatataatatttagttgtttatttatttaaaaaagacgagatggcctagtggttagaacgcgtgtatcttaaccgatgatcgtgggttcaagcccgcgcaagcaccactgaattttcatgtgctttatttgtgattataattcatctcgtgcttgacggtgaaggaaaacatcacgaggaaaccttaccagctaaatgaatttataaatttgaatttggaattcttaagcaaagaggagatatttcagatcaaagtggtcagtacgacaaaacgctaatttcatatgtaaggacctaatataaacacaaattaagcacatgaaaattcaaaaaaaaattcactttatattcctcccgtacaaaacgccaatttcatatgtaaggacctaataattcatttcgtgcttaacggtgaaggaaaaaatcgtgaggaaacctgcatgtgtcaaatttcactgaaattcagccacatgtgtaatccactaacctgcattggagcagcgtggtggaataagctccaaaaccttctcctcaaaaagggagaggaggctttagcccagtagcggggcattcacaggctgttaccgtttCATTGaacatcattaaattaattaatacagtaAAATCGTTTTGGGTACTGAATATGCCGATAAATATTTGGTAATTGTAGTTCATTATTATAGGAAACATACCTTTTTCTAAGAATAAAAACGAAGTAGGAATGAAACTAAACGTATTacgttataaatgtataattttttgattCATTTAGctggcatgtgtctaatttcactgaaattctgccacgtctATTCctccaaaccgcattggagcagcgtggtggaataagctccaaaacctcaaaaaggagaggaggccttggtggccttattttaaatagataaataggcAAGTGGCCATTTGCTatatagcgatctcttccaagcAACCAACGGCGCAAGttataactcataggatatgaagCAGCTAGCGccgcaataataaataaaataacaaaaatcttactaataaatataaaatacacatatatcaataaattatattatcagtacatactAAATTACTTATTGTTGattttttaaaccaatttttattttatagacctgtcatttcatacatatattaatgtaattattttaatgtacaattgGTGTTATCTCAAAATATATTCGCGTGTCTATCGCGggcgaaatgtattagataCATATAAAGAATTCATGAGATCTGTAAAACtacatttcatgcaaataaatgattattattattattaaatcgaaAATGAGTTCCATAAAATCGATTTCCAGATACGAATGTCAATGTTGCGGTCAGAAATTCTTCACGCGTTTCGCGCTCACCAACCACATGCCGACACACACGGGCGAGAGGAACTTCAAGTGCAAGGTTTGCGAGAAAACCTACCCTCGGCTGAAGACCCTTAAGGACCATATTCGAATACACACGAACGACAGACGCTACAGATGCCATATATGCGGACAGGCCTTCATACAGAACTGCAGTCTAAAGGGGCACATGAAGAGCCAGCATCCCGAATATAGTTAATATCATGTgtattgtattgaaataaatataattttatgggattttttatgtattttcttcTGTTGTTCGTAACCGgattaaacttataattaacggaatttatttattttattctacaaattaaattattaatttttcattattttttatatggcaacacaatctttagaaacaaaatttatttagatttttgcgATGTAATCGCTCTGCCCATATACCCATAGCATgcacttttttttgtttgttagtatataatttgtaattgtgtaggtaattttaatatatgtacatttgtataccctttataataataataataaaacaatttatttcgaccaaacagggatcataaatacaaataaatagtaacaagacaaaaattacaataatacaaatctgaattaaatcaaatcaattcaaattcacactaatcaaaacaatcaatcatattaaattatattaaattagacttaatcaaatatataaaataaaattagattaaatcacattaaattacattaaattccattaaattaaattccattaaattaaattccattaaattaaattccattaataaaattccattaaattaaatcaaaaataaatttaaattaaacaatgtcatgaatgtaattattgtcaattcacacattaatattcattattagtaGTACATGAATCATATTGCAATGATTCACGTACTGACAGTCAAATTTGCATGCAAACATTTTTAGGATGGTGTTGGAGCTGTCCCGAACCCTGCGCAAAAGAGATGTACATCGTTCACGCATGGTGGCATAAAAACAATCGATTCGCGAATCTGCGAACATTCCTGATGCACTACAGTACCGCGGCAGCCCCATCAGCACCCTAAACGCATTATTATACTGGTCACGAAGTGCTCTGAACTGTTTCTGCGTATATGTTACCCACAGACTGCACGTGTAAAAGTTTGTACAAATTCTTTGAATAAGGTGTTTTTGACAGAAGCTGAGCCTCATGCAAACCTGCGAGCAATCATATTGGCTGTGACAGACAAAGTCCTTCGTTCCCTCTCTATATCCGTGTCGTCTTTTAAGTCAGAGGTCACTATATGTCCAAGATATTTGAATCGATGTACCCTACTTAATTCAACATTGTTTAATCGAATGGGTGGAACAGAGTTCGGACAACCCCGTCCCTTGGCCTGAAAGATCATGTATTCGCTTTTCTTCGTATTATATTGTAAGCCGTGTCTAAGCGAGTATTTTTCGCATATCCTCAGAAGCTTATACAAACCACAAGCAGATGCACTTAGCAGCACCATGTCATCCGCATAGCTGATATTATTAACACACACTCCCATCAATATGACATCCGACACGTGTGCCACTAAGTTCCTCAATCAATTCATTTACATACAAGTTGAAGAGCTTTGGAGAAGTCAGGCCACCCTGCCTTACCCCGCACTCCAACCTGTATGATTCTGACATCTCACTCGACCACCTGACGACGTTGACCTGATTAAGATATATTTGAAGATCTGAAATGTTACTAAGTTTTTGCCATAGAATATCATAACAAACCAGGTCAAACGCCCTCGAGAGGTCGAGGAAACAAGCATAAATTGGTGTATTTCGATCGGTATAATACTATTATCAAGAACTTTTGCCAATATAGTAGCCAATGAAATtggtctataattatttttgtcgcTCACGTCACCCGTTTTGCTTTTCACAATTTGGACCACCACGACCTTCATCATATCAGACGGTACGAGTACGAGTGTCCTATACATAGGTTATAGAACATCGCCAAAACTCTAGGCAGGTGGACGCCAGCATGCTTAAGATGCTCAATAGTGAGGCTGTCATGACCGG
This genomic window contains:
- the LOC126779512 gene encoding zinc finger protein 260-like; this translates as MSAKKGKGPVFDPGLCRCCGAIKKCRILNVEYESFGKKEVYSDMIMDCFGLLLSHLDGKPSERLVCATCVQRLREAFLFRQQVLRCEEAFLQVKMYDEETKEKSTKPETADEKIEVEVKTEPQEDDNNVQDSPPRDALADDMNYDIKPEAMAQDSSNDDIPLQQIADRPNKVQKTDLVQPNGDITRNVAEKPKIPMSKLQQRMRERDPSYITETNILTIVEFSYVCPFKCRHNHLLCFYCGENFSDPELLRSHTLHNHHPKKFKITEHKNMLKIDLTRIDCRLCPEQITTLDDFRHHISSVHKKKYYFNNRDLLLPFRLCNNEFKCALCDCVFPYFHALNKHMNEHFSNYVCETCGLGFVDRGRFIMHQQRHEEGDFPCEVCGKVFKAQYNKELHVDRVHKKRGRVYCPKCDVRLMTYPQKLKHLVEVHGEEPLSFPCNLCDKVCETRRKLTIHRRKEHLKDYRYECQCCGQKFFTRFALTNHMPTHTGERNFKCKVCEKTYPRLKTLKDHIRIHTNDRRYRCHICGQAFIQNCSLKGHMKSQHPEYS